One Drechmeria coniospora strain ARSEF 6962 chromosome 01, whole genome shotgun sequence genomic region harbors:
- a CDS encoding Lipopolysaccharide-modifying protein yields the protein MGKILTPRPFPRRSFGLFRYALFVALMILMLYTLKQSRSSLPVYPDTDRNRLAVADPPPQPGTQTAVTKPDEPATPPDAVQDAKPVDVPPPQREAEQRQWRGRIDKTKLSNKAPPHAIDKLIYDAQHHFAGLLSKRSKTVSQAAQAYRKQRNRHPPPGFDKWFEFAQSQGAVIVEDFFDQIYHDLEPFWGLDPALMRREASQSDMTINIRNGTASTGSDWFWTKIWHNMIKEIESHLPDMDVAINPMDEPRLVVPWEDVDGYMAKAALSKRLPKPNTVVSEFENLPEPKTGHLAGDVSDKAWEDTKPYWHLVRRGCAPSSLARTTPEQDSFVDPPEISTKHAEAHMYKGYVSNYTLSNDLCHQPDLQGLEGILIEPLSVSTTKVMFPMFGGSKLMVNNEILLPPAMYWNEEERFTGGDDHGVSWGEKQDVAIWRGVATGGKNRESNWRGFQRHRFISMANGTKVAQVESGEARPENFVLPDPQYNVRPQSEQRLGKWIDEWSDMAFIDLSCETPQDGKCNYTDFYFQIVPGLKMAEQFSSKFLPDIDGNSFSGRYLGFLRSTSLPIKATIWREWHDSRLVPWKHFVPMDNRYSDFYGIMEYFLGYQGTGSHDAAAEKIATEGKEWAEQVLRKEDMLIYVMRLLLEYARVLDPRRETMGWVGDVIKDPLLEKTWLSWWWFRGN from the exons ATGGGCAAAATACTGACGCCCCGTCCCTTCCCTCGGCGGTCGTTCGGCCTCTTTCGCTACGCCCTCTTCGTCGCTCTCATGATCCTCATGCTTTACACCCTCAAGCAAAGCCGGAGCTCACTCCCAGTATACCCCGACACGGACCGGAACCgcctggccgtcgccgatccTCCGCCACAACCTGGCACGCAAACGGCCGTCACCAAGCCCGACGAACCCGCGACGCCGCCCGACGCCGTGCAGGACGCCAAGCCCGTCGAtgtcccgccgccgcagcgaGAGGCGGAGCAAAGGCAATGGCGCGGCCGCATTGACAAGACAAAGCTCTCGAACAAGGCCCCCCCCCATGCCATCGACAAGTTAATATACGATGCCCAGCACCACTTCGCCGGACTCCTCTCCAAGAGGTCCAAGACGGTCTCGCAAGCGGCCCAGGCTTATCGCAAGCAGCGCAACCGACACCCGCCCCCAGGCTTCGACAAGTGGTTCGAGTTTGCCCAGTCGCAGGgggccgtcatcgtcgaggacTTTTTCGATCAAATCTACCATGACCTGGAGCCCTTCTGGGGCCTCGACCCCGCCCTCATGCGTCGGGAGGCTAGTCAATCCGACATGACCATCAACATTCGCAACGGCACCGCCTCGACAGGCTCCGATTGGTTCTGGACCAAGATTTGGCACAACATGATCAAGGAGATCGAGTCCCATCTCCCGGACATGGACGTCGCCATCAACCCCATGGACGAGCCGAGACTGGTCGTTCCGTGGGAGGATGTGGACGGCTACATGGCCAAGGCTGCCCTGTCGAAGAGGCTTCCCAAGCCCAACACGGTCGTGTCCGAGTTCGAGAATCTCCCGGAGCCCAAAACCGGCcatctcgccggcgacgtttCGGACAAGGCGTGGGAAGATACAA AACCGTACTGgcacctcgtccgtcgtggcTGTGCCCCCAGCAGCCTCGCCCGAACGACGCCTGAGCAGGATTCGTTCGTCGACCCTCCCGAGATCAGCACCAAGCACGCCGAAGCCCACATGTACAAGGGATACGTCTCCAACTACACCCTCTCCAACGATTTGTGCCACCAGCCCGACCTGCAGGGCCTCGAGGGCATCCTCATCGAACCGCTCTCCGTCTCGACGACCAAGGTCATGTTCCCCATGTTTGGTGGCTCCAAGCTGATGGTGAACAACGAAATCCTCCTGCCTCCGGCCATGTACTGGAACGAGGAGGAACGCTtcaccggcggcgacgatcaCGGCGTGTCCTGGGGCGAGAAGCAGGACGTGGCCATCTGGCGCGGCGTCGCCACCGGCGGGAAGAACCGCGAGAGCAACTGGCGCGGCTTTCAACGCCACCGCTTCATCTCCATGGCCAACGGCACCAAGGTCGCCCAGGTCGAGTCGGGTGAGGCGCGGCCCGAGAACTTTGTGCTGCCCGACCCCCAGTACAATGTCCGGCCGCAAAGCGAGCAGCGCCTGGGCAAATGGATCGACGAGTGGTCGGATATGGCCTTCATCGACCTGAGCTGCGAAACACCGCAGGACGGAAAGTGTAACTACACCGATTTCTATTTCCAGATCGTTCCGGGCCTCAAGATGGCCGAGCAGTTCAGCTCCAAGTTCCTGCCGGACATTGACGGCAACTCCTTCTCGGGCCGCTACCTTGGCTTCCTGCGATCCACCTCGCTGCCCATCAAGGCAACCATCTGGCGCGAGTGGCACGACAGCCGCCTCGTCCCCTGGAAGCACTTCGTCCCCATGGACAACCGCTACTCCGACTTCTACGGCATCATGGAGTACTTTCTGGGCTACCAGGGAACAGGAAGCCacgacgccgcggccgagaagaTCGCAACCGAGGGCAAGGAGTGGGCCGAGCAGGTGCTGCGCAAGGAGGACATGCTCATCTACGTCATgcgcctgctgctcgagTACGCACGCGTCCTCGACCCACGGCGAGAAACGATGGGCTGGGTCGGTGACGTGATCAAGGACCCGTTGCTGGAGAAGACCTGGTTGAGCTGGTGGTGGTTCCGGGGCAACTAG
- a CDS encoding DNA replication regulator SLD2 → MDTGTRLHYEDVAKRLRADLKTWENDWASTHGGSKPGRQDIKNNGDIARKYKEYNKARDILAGKAAPPLPTEDSRVKKRKSAPRPSEGSIKRTKCTETPSKDPVRHDGLMNSPAVSRILFSPAPITSLGPTPQKDGRVLGLFDLLVERELGTPSRKNASPVKRTANRLNVQATPSKRVSDPHLDGESRLGRTPMSASKRQLLDIFMTPLRKRKGDGEGKTPTSVSKLQFDTPAFLKRHSLPTLEEAGSFGEPARLRLPRKPMVRGLSEIVASLRRVEEETCEETLDNDADMEALREAEEADLGMDRPGAVRKAPKPPVDVIVEDSQRMLPLGGFDDEGMYDSPVEDSTDRHGNPMVAYKKKGQKRTTRRSNMKPVKVSRPAAMDQAEDEEKEDEHVVPETQAAAAVEDAAHFDSELDGYQRDMSKAVAAAMAKADLKKEGAVRKTVRKVNELAHANFQKLKLRNSGLKGGPGYNSRFRRKR, encoded by the exons ATGGACACCGGTACGAGGTTGCACTACGAAGACGTCGCCAAAAGACTCCGCGCGGACCTCAAGACATGGGAAAACGACTGGGCCAGCACgcacggcggcagcaagcCGGGGCGCCAGGATATCAAGAACAACGGCGACATTG CCCGAAAATACAAAGAGTACAACAAGGCACGCGACATACTCGCTGGCAAGGCGGCTCCACCGTTACCGACGGAAGACTCGAGAGTCAAAAAGCGCAAGTCGGCCCCCAGACCGTCCGAAGGATCCATCAAGCGAACGAAATGCACCGAGACTCCCTCCAAGGACCCCGTCCGACATGATGGTCTCATGAACTCGCCAGCCGTCTCGCGAATACTCTTCAGCCCCGCACCGATCACGTCGCTGGGTCCGACGCCGCAAAAGGATGGCCGAgtcctcggcctcttcgATCTGCTGGTGGAACGAGAACTCGGCActccgtcgaggaagaaTGCAAGTCCCGTCAAGCGGACCGCGAACCGGCTCAACGTTCAAGCCACGCCGAGCAAGCGAGTGAGCGACCCGCATCTCGACGGCGAATCAAGGTTGGGCCGCACGCCCATGTCGGCGAGCAAGCGACAGCTTTTGGACATATTCATGACGCCGCTGAGGAAGCGaaaaggcgacggcgagggaaagacgccgacgtcggtgTCGAAGCTTCAATTCGACACGCCCGCCTTTCTCAAGAGACATTCGCTTCCCACCTTGGAGGAGGCTGGATCCTTTGGCGAGCCGGCCCGGTTACGCCTGCCGCGGAAGCCCATGGTCCGTGGTCTAAGCGAAATCGTCGCGAGCTTGAGGAGAGTGGAAGAGGAGACGTGCGAGGAGACGCTCGACAACGACGCAGACATGGAGGCCctgcgcgaggccgaggaagccgatCTCGGCATGGACAGGCCAGGGGCCGTGCGGAAGGCGCCGAAGCCCCCGGTGgacgtcatcgtcgaggatAGCCAGCGGATGCTCcccctcggcggcttcgacgacgagggcatgTACGACAGCCCCGTGGAGGACTCGACAGACCGGCACGGAAACCCGATGGTCGCATACAAGAAGAAGGGGCAAAAGCGGACAACGAGGCGCTCCAACATGAAGCCCGTCAAGGTATCGCGACCCGCGGCCATGGATCAggcggaggacgaggagaaggaggacgagCATGTCGTGCCCGAAACACaagcggccgccgccgtcgaggacgcaGCCCATTTCGACTCGGAGCTTGACGGCTACCAGCGGGACATGTCAAaggccgtggcggcggccatggcaaaGGCAGACCTGAAGAAGGAGGGGGCCGTTCGGAAAACGGTGCGGAAAGTCAACGAGCTGGCGCATGCCAACTTCCAGAAGCTCAAGCTGCGCAACAGCGGACTCAAGGGGGGACCGGGCTACAACAGTCGCTTCCGGCGGAAGCGGTAG
- a CDS encoding 26S protease regulatory subunit 6B, giving the protein MGDVVVENAANHVPPHKKSAPSTIPTIDNFEGLPTDGGDEYSSLKKLQRQLEYIQLQEEYIKDEQRSLKRELVRAQEEIKRIQSVPLVIGQFMEAIDQNTGIVQSSTGSNYVVRILSTLDREKLKPSSSVALHRHSNALVDILPPEADSSIAMLGADEKPDVTYADVGGLDMQKQEIREAVELPLTHFDLYKQIGIDPPRGVLLYGPPGTGKTMLVKAVANSTTASFIRVVGSEFVQKYLGEGPRMVRDVFRMARENSPAIIFIDEIDAIATKRFDAQTGADREVQRILLELLNQMDGFDQTSNVKVIMATNRADTLDPALLRPGRLDRKIEFPSLRDRRERRLIFTTIASKMSLAPEVDLDSLIIRNDPLSGAIIAAIMQEAGLRAVRKNRYNIIQSDLEDAYSSQVKGTSDDNKFDFYK; this is encoded by the exons ATGGGCGACGTCGTGGTCGAGAACGCGGCCAACCACGTGCCGCCGCACAAGAAGTCGGCCCCCTCCACCATACCCACCATCGACAACTTTGAGGGCTTGCCGACCGATGGCGGGGACGAGTATTCCAGCTTGAAGAAGCTGCAGAGGCAGCTGGA gtacatccagctgcAGGAAGAGTACATCAAGGATGAGCAAAG GAGTCTGAAGCGTGAGCTCGTTCGGGCCCAAGAGGAGATCAAGCGTATCCAGAGCGTgcccctcgtcatcggccagTTCATGGAAGCCATCGACCAGAA CACCGGCATCGTGCAGTCGAGCACCGGATCCAACTACGTCGTCCGCATCCTCTCCACCCTCGATCGCGAAAAGCTCaagccctcctcctccgttgCCCTGCATCGACACTccaacgccctcgtcgacatccTCCCGCCAGAGGCCGACTCGTCCATAGCgatgctcggcgccgacgagaagcCCGACGTGACGTACGCCGAcgttggcggcctcgacatGCAGAAGCAGGAGAtccgcgaggccgtcgagctgccgcTGACCCATTTCGACCTCTACAAGCAGATCGGCATCGACCCGCCCCGCGGCGTACTGCTCTACGGACCCCCCGGAACGGGCAAGACGATgctcgtcaaggccgtcgccaaCTCGACCACGGCCAGCTTcatccgcgtcgtcggctccgagTTTGTGCAAAAGTATCTCGGCGAGGGCCCCCGCATGGTCCGCGACGTCTTTCGCATGGCGAGGGAGAATTCGCCCGCCATCATCTTCATCGACGAgatcgacgccatcgcgACGAAGCGCTTCGACGCCCAGACGGGCGCCGATCGTGAAGTCCAGcgcatcctcctcgagctgctcaaCCAGATGGACGGCTTCGACCAGACGTCCAACGTCAAGGTCATCATGGCCACGAACCGTGCCGACACCCTCGACCCCGCCCTCTTGCGCCCTGGACGTCTCGACCGCAAGATCGAGTTCCCCTCCCTGCGCGATCGTCGCGAGCGCCGCCTCATCTTCACCACCATTGCGAGCAAGATGAGCCTCGCGCCCGAGGTCGATCTCGACAGCCTCATCATCCGCAACGACCCGCTGTCcggcgccatcatcgccgccatcatgcAGGAGGCCGGTCTGCGCGCCGTCCGCAAGAACCGGTACAACATCATCCAGTCCGACCTGGAAGACGCCTACTCGAGTCAGGTCAAGGGCACCAGCGACGACAACAAGTTTGACTTTTACAAGTGA
- a CDS encoding putative ap-1 complex subunit mu-1 protein: MASALFFLDLKGKALLARNYRGDIPMSAVEKFPILLSEAEEESSAVPPCFSHEGINYLYIRHNNLYLLALTKRNTNAAEILLFLHKVVQVFTEYFKALEEESIRDNFVIIYELLDEMMDFGYPQTTETKILQEYITQESHKLEIQARPPIAVTNAVSWRSEGIRYRKNEVFLDVVESLNLLVSSNGNVLRSEILGAIKMKCYLSGMPELRLGLNDKVMFETTGRTTRGKAIEMEDVKFHQCVRLSRFENDRTISFIPPDGEFELMSYRLNTQVKPLIWVECVVESHSGSRIEYTLKARAQFKRRSTANNVEIIVPVPDDADSPRFRTNIGSVHYAPEQSAIVWKIKQFGGQKEFLMRAELGLPSVRGDDELGGGMTGGFGGSMGGVGNMGKGAKRPIQVKFEIPYFTTSGIQVRYLKITEPKLQYPSLPWVRYITQSGDIAVRLPDAV; the protein is encoded by the exons ATGGCGTCTGCtctcttcttcctcgaccTCAAGGGCAAG GCCCTCCTGGCTCGCAACTACAGGGGCGACATCCCCATGTCGGCCGTCGAAAAGTTCcccatcctcctctccgAAGCCGAAGAAGAATCATCAGCCGTGCCGCCGTGCTTTTCCCACGAGGGCATCAAC TATTTGTACATCCGCCACAACAACCTCtacctcctcgccctcaccAAGCGCAACACAAACGCCGCCGAgatcctcctcttcctccacAAGGTCGTCCAAGTCTTCACCGAGTACTTCAAGGCTCTCGAGGAGGAGTCCATCCGCGACAACTTCGTCATCATCTacgagcttctcgacgagATGATGGACTTTGGCTACCCCCAGACCACTGAGACCAAGATCCTCCAGGAGTACATCACCCAAGAGTCCCACAAGCTCGAGATCCAGGCCCGACCGCCCATCGCCGTCACCAACGCCGTCTCCTGGCGGTCCGAGGGCATCCGCTACCGCAAGAACGAGgtcttcctcgacgtcgtcgagagccTCAACCTGCTCGTCAGCTCCAACGGCAACGTCCTCCGCAGCGAGatcctcggcgccatcaaGATGAAGTGCTACCTCAGCGGCATGCCCGAGCTGCGCCTCGGCCTCAACGACAAGGTCATGTTCGAGACGACCGGCCGCACCACCCGCGGCAAGGCCATCGAGATGGAGGACGTCAAGTTCCACCAGTGCGTCCGCCTTTCGCGCTTCGAAAATGACCGCACAATCTCCTTCATCCCCCCGGACGGCGAGTTCGAGCTCATGTCCTACCGCCTCAACACCCAGGTCAAACCCCTCATCTGGGTCGAGTGCGTCGTCGAGTCCCACTCGGGCTCCCGCATCGAGTACACCCTCAAGGCGAGGGCCCAGTTCAAGCGCCGCAGCACCGCCAACAACGTCGAGATCatcgtccccgtccccgacgacgctgacTCCCCCCGCTTCCGCACCAACATCGGCTCCGTCCACTACGCGCCCGAGCAGAGCGCCATTGTTTGGAAGATCAAGCAGTTTGGCGGCCAGAAGGAGTTCCTCATGCGCGCCGAGCTGGGTCTTCCGAGTGTCAggggcgatgacgagcttGGTGGCGGCATGaccggcggcttcggcggaaGCATGGGCGGCGTGGGCAACATGGGCAAGGGGGCCAAGCGGCCGATCCAGGTCAAGTTCGAGATTCCCTACTTCACCACGAGCGGCATTCAGGTCCGGTACCTCAAGATTACCGAACCAAAG CTTCAATACCCCTCCCTGCCATGGGTCCGCTACATAACACAGTCTGGCGACATCGCCGTGAGGTTGCCAGATGCCGTCTga
- a CDS encoding SET domain protein produces the protein MASFQERTDNFLRWFKSLPGAFFSDAIEIVDLRARNAGRGIIATRNIPAETTLFTIPRRAIISVDSSRLRELLPSLFESQGDGDDEQPLDSWSGLIMVLIHEHLNGDSSAWRPYFGVLPETFDTPMFWSDDELSELQASAMRSKIGKAEAEHMFRTKLLPAFRQRPDIFPSSNDYSDEQFFQMAHMVGSTIMAYAFDLENDEAEEENGDEWVEDREGKSLIGMVPMADILNADAEFNVHVNHGDDSLTVTTLRRIHAGEEIMNYYGPHPNSELLRRYGYVTEKHSRHDVVEIPWLTVLSTLVDHLGIPQQTLEQALERIDDEELEDSFVLERGSAEPNSEGTFVGPAAIEEMPADLQEQLKLVLKSLQKMDESLLPDKRKRDEALQAIMLKTILTIESWYSTTSAEDERLLLQNGPCARRNAAVLVRLGEKRLLNEAKEFLCGLAEDLPTDGSSPQKRARRDA, from the exons ATGGCGAGCTTCCAAGAGAGGACCGACAACTTTCTCCGCTGGTTCAAATCTCTCCCCGGCGCCTTCTTTTCCGATGCTATTGAGATTGTAGACCTACGTGCCCGCAATGCTGGTCGAGGAATAA TTGCCACTCGGAATATCCCAGCCGAGACCACCCTATTCACCATCCCGCGTCGTGCCATCATCAGCGTCGATAGCTCCAGGCTACGTGAGCTCCTCCCGAGCCTGTTCGAGAGCCAaggcgatggtgacgatgagcAGCCGCTCGACTCCTGGAGTGGTCTCATCATGGTTCTGATCCACGAGCATTTGAATGGCGATTCATCAGCCTGGAGGCCTTACTTTGGCGTTCTACCCGAAACCTTTGACACGCCCATGTTCTGGTCCGATGACGAGCTCTCGGAGCTCCAAGCCAGTGCCATGAGATCCAAGATTggcaaggccgaggcggagcaCATGTTCCGGACCAAGCTGCTCCCTGCCTTCCGACAGAGGCCCGACATCTTTCCGTCGAGCAATGACTACAGCGATGAGCAGTTCTTCCAGATGGCCCACATGGTCGGAAGCACCATCATGGCCTATGCCTTTGATCTGGAAAACGACGAGGCGGAAGAGGAGAATGGGGACGAGTGGGTGGAAGACCGAGAGGGAAAGTCCCTGATAGGAATGGTCCCCATGGCTGATATTCTgaatgccgacgccgagttCAAT GTCCACGTCAACCACGGCGATGACAGTCTCACCGTAACTACTCTCAGACGAATTCATGCTGGCGAGGAGATCATGAACTACTATGGGCCTCACCCAAATTCCGAACTGCTTCGGCGCTACGGATACGTGACGGAGAAGCACTCTCGgcatgacgtcgtcgagattCCCTGGCTCACCGTTCTGAGCACCCTGGTCGACCACTTGGGAATTCCTCAACAGACCCTGGAGCAGGCG CTGGAGCGCATCGATGATGAGGAGCTGGAAGACTCCTTTGTCTTGGAGCGAGGGTCGGCCGAGCCGAATTCGGAGGGAACTTTTGTCGGACCGGCCGCCATTGAGGAAATGCCTGCCGACCTACAAGAGCAGCTCAAGCTGGTCCTCAAATCCCTGCAGAAGATGGACGAAAGTCTTCTTCCCGACAAGCGAAAGCGAGACGAGGCACTGCAGGCCATCATGCTCAAGACGATTCTGACGATTGAGTCGTGGTACTCGACCACCTCGGCAGAGGACGAGCGGCTCCTTCTGCAGAATGGCCCATGCGCTCGGCGTAACGCAGCAGTACTTGTCCGACTTGGAGAAAAGCGGCTCTTGAACGAAGCAAAGGAATTTTTGTGTGGTTTGGCGGAGGATTTGCCTACTGACGGCTCCAGCCCAcagaagagggcgaggagagaTGCTTGA